In Synergistaceae bacterium, the genomic window TGATTCATACCGACCGTCGACCAGAACGTCCGTGTGTTTCAGCAGCTTCGCGAAACCGGCGTTGCCCTTCTCGATTTTCTCCATCAGCTCTTCCCACCGATAACCTGTGTAGGTCCACACCGAAAAGCCCCTGCGCTGTGTTTCCTCGGCCAGCTTGGCCATGGGAGAAACCTGAAAAAACGGCTCGCCACCCGTGAGGGTGATCCCGTCCAGCAGGGGATTGGCGTCGAGTACCGCCAGTATCGCCGTCACATCTGTCTCGTGCCCTCCGCCGGGGTCGTGAGTCGCCGGGTTGTGACAACCCCGGCAAAAGTGGGGGCAACCCTGAGAAAACACCGAGAGCCGCAACCCCGATCCGTCCGTGATGGAATCATTAACCAGGCCGGCGATGCGAACTTTCATTTCAGCCTCTTATTCCGACCTGCCACTGGCTGCTGTGCCGAGGCCGTGTTTTACCCGGTCCCGCTCTTCCGCCTTTTTGGCGTCGTTGAAGCGGTCGAGGGTACCCACCAAGTAGCCCGTGATTCTGCGAATCCGCTCGAACCCTGGAGCGCCATCCGCCCTGCCGCAGGAAGGGCAGGTGTCTCCGATGATTCCCGTGTAGCCACAAACCGGGTCCCGGTCCACCGGATGGTTGATCGAACCATAGCCCACCCCCGCCTCTTTCATAGCCCGGACGATTTTCTCGAAGGCTTCTAGGTTCCCCAGAGGATCCCCGTCCATTTCCACATAGGTGATGTGTCCCGCGTTCGTCAGCTCGTGA contains:
- the nrdG gene encoding anaerobic ribonucleoside-triphosphate reductase activating protein: MKVRIAGLVNDSITDGSGLRLSVFSQGCPHFCRGCHNPATHDPGGGHETDVTAILAVLDANPLLDGITLTGGEPFFQVSPMAKLAEETQRRGFSVWTYTGYRWEELMEKIEKGNAGFAKLLKHTDVLVDGRYESKLRSLSLPFRGSSNQRLIDVARSLATGSVIEL